The genomic DNA CAGGACTTTCAGTTATGATTGCATCCCATATGGATGAAATCGGACTTATGGTCCAGTATATCGATGAAAAAGGGTTTATAAAATTTGTAGGGATCGGAGGATGGTTCAATCCGACTCTTCATACCCAGAGGGTTGTCCTCCATGGGACGAGAGGGCCGGTTTTTGGAGTGATTGGATCGAAACCTCCACATGTCATGACACCGGAGGACCGGAAAAAAGAGATCAAGATGGAGGATATGTTCATTGATATCGGAGCATCATCAGCAGAAGAAGTTGCAGAGCTTGGTATTGAGATAGGAACTCCGGTAACGATTGAACAGGAACTCATTCATCTGGCAAATAATCGGATTACCGGGAAAGCGTTGGATAATCGGGTGGGTGTTCTGGTCCTCATTGAAACACTGAAAAAGATGAAGACCTCAATGACCGTTTATGCAGTATTTACCGTACAGGAAGAGATCGGTTTGAAGGGGGCAAAGGTCAGTGCGTTTGCTTTACACCCTGATTTTGCAATTGCAACCGATGTTACGATTCCAGGAGATCATCCTGGTGTAACCAAAAAAGAAGCATCGGTTGAGATGGGAAAAGGACCGGTCCTGGTTCTGGCAAGTGCATCAGGGAGAGGGTTACTGGCTGATAACCGGCTGGTCGCATGGCTACGATCTGCCGGAGATAAGATGAAAATCCCATACCAG from Methanospirillum hungatei JF-1 includes the following:
- a CDS encoding M42 family metallopeptidase; the encoded protein is MVYDLLKKLSDAHGLSGFEGNIKSIIRKELEGYVDEISEDRLGNLIAVKKGTGLSVMIASHMDEIGLMVQYIDEKGFIKFVGIGGWFNPTLHTQRVVLHGTRGPVFGVIGSKPPHVMTPEDRKKEIKMEDMFIDIGASSAEEVAELGIEIGTPVTIEQELIHLANNRITGKALDNRVGVLVLIETLKKMKTSMTVYAVFTVQEEIGLKGAKVSAFALHPDFAIATDVTIPGDHPGVTKKEASVEMGKGPVLVLASASGRGLLADNRLVAWLRSAGDKMKIPYQLEVGDGGNTDASIINLVRDGIPSIPLSVPSRYIHSPVEVVDLKDIEATIDLLVEALKKKPKI